From Flavobacterium sp. J372, one genomic window encodes:
- a CDS encoding D-2-hydroxyacid dehydrogenase — protein sequence MKILANDGISKSGIAALETAGFEVITTKVAQEQVANYINANNISVILVRSATKVRKDIIDACPGLKIIGRGGVGMDNIDVDYAREKGIHVINTPASSSDSVAELVFAHLFTGVRFLYDANRNMPLEGDTNFEGLKKAYANGIELRGKTLGIIGFGKIGRSVARIALGLGMRVIASDKFVGNADIRVDFYNGQFINVEIITEPIEDIFRHADFITLHVPAQDGYVIGEAELMAMKDGVGIINASRGGIINEVALIDALEGGKVAFAGLDVFEDEPKPAVQVLMHPKISLTPHIGAATLEAQDRIGTELAEQIISLLKTENT from the coding sequence ATGAAAATATTAGCAAATGACGGTATTTCAAAAAGTGGTATAGCTGCACTTGAAACAGCCGGTTTTGAAGTCATAACAACAAAAGTAGCGCAGGAACAGGTGGCTAATTACATCAACGCCAATAACATCAGCGTGATACTGGTGCGCAGTGCTACAAAAGTCCGCAAAGATATTATAGATGCATGTCCGGGACTGAAAATTATTGGCCGCGGTGGTGTAGGCATGGATAATATTGATGTTGACTATGCCCGCGAAAAAGGCATCCACGTGATAAACACTCCGGCTTCATCATCAGATTCTGTTGCGGAGCTTGTGTTTGCGCATTTATTTACCGGAGTACGTTTTCTATATGATGCTAACAGGAATATGCCGCTTGAAGGCGATACTAATTTTGAAGGCTTAAAGAAGGCTTATGCTAATGGTATTGAGCTTCGTGGCAAAACTCTTGGCATTATTGGTTTTGGTAAAATAGGCCGCTCGGTAGCAAGAATTGCTTTAGGCCTTGGCATGCGTGTTATAGCGAGCGACAAGTTTGTAGGCAATGCCGATATACGGGTTGATTTCTACAATGGCCAGTTCATTAATGTTGAGATAATCACTGAGCCTATTGAAGATATATTTAGGCATGCTGATTTTATAACACTGCATGTACCGGCACAGGACGGCTATGTGATTGGTGAAGCAGAACTTATGGCAATGAAAGACGGTGTGGGCATAATCAATGCATCACGCGGTGGCATTATTAATGAAGTTGCCCTGATTGATGCACTTGAAGGCGGTAAAGTTGCATTTGCAGGGCTTGATGTTTTTGAAGATGAGCCAAAACCGGCAGTGCAGGTGTTGATGCACCCAAAAATTTCTCTTACACCACACATTGGCGCTGCTACGCTTGAAGCGCAGGACAGGATAGGTACAGAACTTGCCGAGCAGATAATAAGCCTGCTAAAAACTGAGAATACTTAA
- a CDS encoding CPBP family intramembrane glutamic endopeptidase — translation MVLVAEETESEFKRNTDYTEAIVAIGAILVMPVVEEFIFRYFLRYDRINPKLISLKKWNAVFPWLVYFSAITFGAIHLFNFSFSSNSWLLLPALVVPQFITGLVITFLRVRLNFYYGILYHMLWNFSFFMVIPFLVDLIPE, via the coding sequence TTGGTATTAGTTGCAGAAGAAACTGAAAGCGAATTTAAACGTAACACAGATTATACCGAAGCAATAGTGGCTATAGGTGCGATCTTAGTGATGCCTGTTGTTGAAGAATTTATATTCAGATATTTTCTTAGATACGACAGAATTAATCCGAAATTGATTAGCTTAAAAAAATGGAATGCTGTCTTTCCATGGCTTGTTTATTTCTCAGCTATTACGTTTGGTGCAATCCACTTATTTAATTTTTCTTTTTCGTCAAATTCATGGTTGCTATTACCGGCATTGGTAGTCCCTCAGTTTATTACCGGTTTGGTAATAACTTTTTTAAGAGTCCGACTCAATTTTTACTACGGAATATTATACCATATGTTATGGAATTTCTCATTTTTTATGGTAATTCCTTTTTTAGTTGATTTAATACCTGAGTAA
- a CDS encoding NINE protein, whose product MAPAKSIQPAATKRNKYIASLLALTVGIFGIHQFYLGNKKVGKEFLFTCIFIIPIILAFFRVLGYYS is encoded by the coding sequence ATGGCTCCAGCAAAATCAATTCAGCCCGCTGCAACAAAGCGTAACAAATATATAGCCTCGCTGCTGGCGTTAACCGTCGGAATTTTTGGGATACATCAATTTTACCTCGGCAACAAGAAAGTTGGGAAAGAATTTCTGTTCACTTGTATTTTCATAATCCCTATAATTCTTGCTTTTTTCAGGGTATTGGGTTATTATTCATGA
- a CDS encoding acyl-CoA reductase, translating into MTLAARKAAFAELGRFLSQFHENGSVEDAIVKNNSPFFEDFLQLIQLSQSHNRWFTPEQVYFAIESWAEALTPQNLDKWLSAYDTENVHPKKVGLILAGNIPLVGFHDFLSVLITGHKVLVKTSSNDQHLLPFLAKYLITIEPKFADYITFIEGKLEGFDAVIATGSNNTARYFEYYFKDKPAIIRKNRNSVAVLTGDETKEELEALGEDIFRYFGLGCRNVSKLFVPEGYDFTKFFEAMYKYKDVIAYEKYANNYDYNKAVFLMSNFKILDNGFLTIKEDTGYGSPISSVFYEYYNDKVALKNRLEADTNQLQCVVSQLNIPNKIAFGEAQHPRLWDYADNVDTISFLLKI; encoded by the coding sequence ATGACTTTAGCAGCACGTAAAGCAGCATTCGCAGAACTTGGCAGGTTTTTATCGCAGTTTCATGAAAATGGAAGTGTGGAAGATGCAATTGTAAAAAATAATTCACCCTTTTTTGAAGACTTTTTACAACTTATACAATTGTCGCAGTCACACAATCGCTGGTTTACGCCTGAACAGGTTTATTTTGCGATTGAATCATGGGCTGAAGCGCTCACTCCTCAAAATCTTGATAAATGGCTATCAGCCTATGATACAGAGAATGTTCATCCTAAAAAAGTAGGCCTTATACTGGCAGGGAATATCCCGCTTGTAGGGTTTCATGATTTTTTGAGTGTATTGATCACAGGCCATAAAGTTTTGGTGAAAACATCATCAAACGACCAGCACCTCTTGCCATTCCTGGCAAAATACCTCATCACAATTGAACCGAAATTTGCTGACTATATTACATTTATTGAAGGAAAGCTTGAAGGCTTTGATGCCGTTATTGCAACAGGCAGCAACAATACCGCCCGCTATTTTGAATACTATTTTAAAGACAAGCCGGCTATCATCCGTAAGAACCGTAACTCGGTAGCAGTGCTCACAGGCGATGAAACCAAAGAAGAGCTTGAAGCGCTGGGCGAAGACATTTTCAGGTATTTTGGCTTAGGCTGCCGTAATGTATCAAAGCTGTTTGTGCCTGAAGGCTATGACTTTACAAAGTTTTTTGAAGCGATGTATAAATACAAAGATGTTATTGCTTATGAGAAATATGCTAATAACTATGATTATAACAAAGCGGTTTTCCTGATGAGTAATTTCAAAATTCTCGACAATGGCTTTTTGACGATTAAGGAAGATACCGGCTATGGATCACCCATATCGAGTGTTTTTTACGAGTACTACAACGATAAAGTTGCTTTAAAAAACAGGCTTGAAGCGGACACTAATCAATTGCAATGTGTTGTAAGTCAACTTAATATACCTAATAAAATAGCTTTTGGCGAAGCTCAGCATCCACGGCTTTGGGACTATGCCGATAATGTGGATACAATTTCATTTTTGCTAAAAATATAG
- the rho gene encoding transcription termination factor Rho codes for MSKYRGLKKEELVYQILDHQAANPDKVVPLKEKAEEKVVADKPKRARISKDAPATEVIAPEAPAEIKNTERTPKKERIIIKKPAEAENVVPVAEQAQNEEPHENKVLPESKKNRDNRQEQKADNNDNRPKKRVLTEEERQAMIERANANNPNHPSYKHRDKLNNEGQPNQAKDSQSARENQPARENQPQRNAENQPKKQNYREPDYEFDGIIESEGVLEMMPDGYGFLRSSDYNYLASPDDIYLSTSQIRLFGLKTGDTVKGVVRPPKEGEKYFPLVKVLKINGHDPQVVRDRVSFEHLTPLFPEEKFNLAGRQSSVSTRIIDLFSPIGKGQRGMIVAQPKTGKTMLLKDIANSIAANHPEVYLIVLLIDERPEEVTDMQRSVRGEVIASTFDEPADRHVKVANIVLEKAKRLVECGHDVVILLDSITRLARAYNTVQPASGKVLSGGVDANALQKPKRFFGAARNIENGGSLSIIATALTDTGSKMDEVIFEEFKGTGNMELQLDRKIANKRIFPAIDLTSSSTRRDDLLLDEKTIQRMWIMRKYLADMNPVEAMDFINDRFKKTRNNEEFLISMND; via the coding sequence ATCAGTAAGTACAGGGGTTTAAAAAAAGAAGAACTGGTTTACCAGATACTTGACCACCAGGCTGCAAACCCTGATAAGGTTGTACCGCTAAAAGAAAAAGCAGAAGAAAAAGTTGTTGCCGATAAGCCTAAGCGTGCAAGGATAAGTAAAGATGCTCCTGCGACTGAAGTGATTGCTCCTGAAGCGCCTGCAGAAATTAAAAATACAGAGCGTACGCCAAAAAAGGAAAGGATTATCATCAAAAAACCGGCTGAGGCTGAAAATGTTGTTCCTGTAGCTGAACAAGCGCAAAACGAAGAGCCGCACGAAAACAAAGTACTGCCTGAGAGCAAAAAAAATCGTGACAACAGGCAAGAGCAAAAAGCTGATAATAACGATAACAGGCCAAAGAAACGTGTACTGACGGAAGAGGAAAGGCAGGCTATGATTGAGCGTGCTAATGCCAACAACCCTAACCACCCGAGCTATAAGCATCGTGATAAGCTAAATAATGAAGGGCAGCCAAACCAGGCAAAAGACAGCCAGTCTGCAAGGGAAAATCAGCCGGCACGTGAAAACCAGCCGCAGCGCAACGCTGAAAATCAACCTAAAAAACAAAATTACCGCGAGCCAGACTATGAGTTTGACGGTATAATAGAAAGCGAAGGCGTACTGGAAATGATGCCAGACGGTTATGGCTTCCTGCGCTCAAGTGATTACAACTATCTTGCCTCTCCTGATGATATTTATCTTTCAACTTCACAGATACGCCTTTTCGGACTTAAAACCGGTGATACTGTAAAAGGTGTGGTACGCCCGCCAAAAGAAGGAGAGAAATATTTCCCGCTTGTAAAAGTGCTTAAAATAAATGGCCATGACCCGCAGGTAGTGCGCGACAGGGTTTCATTTGAACACCTTACGCCGCTTTTCCCTGAAGAGAAATTTAACCTTGCAGGCAGGCAGAGCTCTGTATCAACACGTATCATTGACTTGTTTTCGCCTATAGGTAAGGGCCAGCGCGGTATGATTGTAGCCCAGCCTAAAACTGGTAAGACAATGCTACTAAAAGATATAGCAAATTCAATAGCTGCCAACCATCCTGAAGTATATCTTATCGTTTTACTAATTGATGAACGGCCGGAAGAGGTTACCGATATGCAGCGCAGCGTAAGGGGAGAGGTTATTGCTTCAACTTTTGATGAGCCTGCCGACCGACATGTAAAGGTTGCCAACATCGTGCTTGAAAAAGCCAAGCGCCTTGTAGAATGCGGGCATGATGTAGTGATACTTCTTGACTCGATAACCCGTCTTGCACGTGCATACAACACAGTTCAGCCGGCATCGGGTAAGGTATTGAGCGGTGGTGTTGATGCCAATGCGCTACAAAAACCTAAGCGTTTCTTTGGTGCGGCTCGTAATATCGAGAACGGTGGCTCGCTTAGTATCATTGCTACTGCGCTTACCGATACCGGCTCTAAGATGGATGAGGTTATCTTTGAAGAATTTAAAGGTACCGGCAACATGGAGCTTCAGCTTGACAGGAAGATTGCCAACAAGCGTATTTTCCCTGCTATTGACCTTACATCATCAAGCACCAGGAGGGATGACCTTCTTCTTGATGAAAAGACAATACAGCGTATGTGGATCATGAGGAAATACCTTGCTGATATGAACCCAGTTGAAGCCATGGACTTCATTAACGACCGCTTTAAAAAGACGAGGAATAATGAGGAGTTCCTTATATCGATGAATGATTAA
- the lpdA gene encoding dihydrolipoyl dehydrogenase gives MKYDIIVLGSGPGGYVTAIRASQLGFKTAVIEKESLGGICLNWGCIPTKALLKSAQVFDYLKHASDYGLTVKEFDKDFGAVIQRSRGVADGMSKGIQFLMKKNKIDVIEGFGKVMPGKKVSVEKDGKKEEYSADHIIIATGARSRELPNLPQDGKKVIGYRQAMTLPEQPKSMIVVGSGAIGVEFAHFYNSMGTQVTIVEFMPNIVPVEDEDISKQFERSLKKSGINIMTNASVEKVDTSGNGVKATVKTAKGEEILEADILLSAVGIKSNIENIGLEEVGIATDKDKVLVNKYYQTNIPGYYAIGDIVPGQALAHVASAEGILCVEKIAGLHVEPLDYGNIPGCTYATPEIASVGLTEKQAKEKGYELKIGKFPFTASGKAKAAGTPDGFVKVIFDAKYGEWLGCHMIGAGVTDMIAEAVVARKLETTGHEIIKSVHPHPTMSEAIMEAAAAAYDEVIHI, from the coding sequence ATGAAATACGATATTATAGTTTTAGGCAGCGGCCCCGGCGGATATGTTACAGCCATTAGGGCTTCACAGTTAGGCTTTAAAACAGCAGTTATAGAGAAAGAAAGCCTTGGCGGAATCTGCCTTAACTGGGGATGTATCCCTACCAAAGCGCTACTTAAAAGTGCACAGGTTTTTGATTACCTGAAGCATGCAAGTGATTACGGACTTACCGTTAAAGAATTTGACAAAGACTTTGGCGCCGTGATACAACGCAGCCGCGGCGTAGCTGACGGCATGAGCAAGGGTATACAGTTCCTTATGAAGAAAAACAAGATCGACGTTATCGAAGGCTTTGGCAAAGTGATGCCTGGTAAAAAAGTAAGCGTTGAGAAAGACGGCAAGAAAGAAGAATATTCAGCTGACCATATCATCATTGCGACAGGCGCACGCTCACGCGAATTGCCTAACCTGCCGCAGGATGGTAAAAAAGTAATTGGTTACCGCCAGGCAATGACGCTTCCTGAGCAGCCAAAATCAATGATAGTTGTTGGTTCAGGAGCTATTGGTGTTGAGTTTGCACATTTCTACAATTCAATGGGCACGCAGGTTACTATTGTTGAATTTATGCCAAACATCGTTCCGGTTGAAGATGAAGACATTTCAAAACAATTTGAGCGTTCGCTTAAAAAATCGGGCATAAACATTATGACCAATGCATCTGTTGAGAAGGTTGATACATCAGGCAACGGCGTGAAAGCTACCGTAAAGACAGCAAAAGGTGAAGAAATCCTTGAGGCTGATATATTGCTTTCTGCAGTAGGCATTAAGTCGAACATCGAGAACATAGGCCTTGAAGAAGTTGGCATCGCGACAGATAAAGATAAAGTTCTTGTAAATAAATATTACCAGACAAACATACCGGGTTACTACGCTATTGGCGACATCGTTCCGGGCCAGGCGCTTGCACACGTAGCTTCTGCTGAAGGTATTCTTTGTGTGGAGAAGATTGCCGGGCTGCACGTAGAGCCGCTTGATTATGGCAACATACCTGGCTGTACCTATGCAACACCAGAAATCGCTTCTGTCGGCCTTACAGAGAAACAAGCTAAAGAAAAAGGCTATGAGCTGAAGATTGGTAAATTCCCATTCACAGCTTCAGGTAAGGCAAAAGCTGCAGGAACACCAGATGGTTTCGTAAAGGTTATCTTTGACGCCAAGTACGGTGAGTGGCTTGGCTGCCATATGATTGGCGCCGGCGTAACCGATATGATTGCCGAAGCTGTTGTGGCGCGCAAGCTTGAAACTACAGGACATGAGATAATCAAGTCGGTTCACCCTCACCCTACCATGAGTGAAGCTATCATGGAAGCCGCTGCGGCTGCTTATGACGAGGTGATACATATATAG
- a CDS encoding AAA family ATPase, with product MKEMDELVGLEGVKEEISTLVNFIKVQKQREKAGLQSSTLSYHMVFTGNPGTGKTTVARIISRIYKQLGILDGGHLTETDRSGLIAEYEGQTAVKVNDVVDAALDGILFIDEAYALNLGHNETYGKEAVATIIKRMEDDREKLVVILAGYTGEMKTFIETNPGFESRINRYINFPDYKPEDLVEIFKRQCAKADYTLTSDAENKVKDVFAAAYAERDQSFGNARFARNVFENAMELQSNRLASGRNLSKSELCTLIPEDIEAPMSLA from the coding sequence ATGAAGGAGATGGATGAGCTTGTAGGCCTTGAAGGCGTGAAAGAAGAGATCAGTACACTTGTAAATTTCATAAAGGTTCAGAAACAAAGGGAAAAAGCAGGCCTGCAGTCTTCAACGTTATCTTACCATATGGTGTTTACAGGTAATCCGGGAACAGGTAAAACAACTGTAGCAAGAATAATTTCAAGAATATACAAGCAATTGGGAATATTAGACGGCGGGCATCTTACCGAAACAGACCGTTCTGGGCTTATTGCGGAATATGAAGGGCAAACCGCTGTAAAAGTGAATGATGTGGTTGATGCCGCTCTTGACGGTATTCTCTTTATTGATGAGGCTTATGCATTGAATCTTGGCCATAATGAAACTTACGGTAAAGAAGCAGTAGCAACGATTATTAAAAGAATGGAGGATGACCGCGAGAAACTTGTTGTGATACTTGCCGGCTACACTGGCGAGATGAAAACATTTATTGAAACAAATCCCGGATTTGAATCTAGGATAAACCGCTATATAAATTTCCCTGATTACAAACCTGAAGACTTAGTTGAAATTTTTAAACGTCAGTGTGCGAAAGCCGATTATACACTGACATCTGATGCAGAAAACAAAGTTAAGGACGTTTTTGCGGCAGCTTATGCAGAGCGTGACCAATCATTTGGTAATGCCCGTTTTGCACGAAATGTGTTTGAAAATGCAATGGAACTTCAGTCAAACAGGCTGGCATCAGGCAGGAACCTCTCTAAAAGCGAACTTTGCACTCTTATACCCGAAGATATTGAGGCACCAATGAGCCTGGCATAA
- a CDS encoding DUF5362 family protein: MEYNSPFDSFELQVSAAARDYLKTAAKWAMFLAIIGFIGIAFMVLAGLFVFAAGGALSESGGLGASSFITPALLGGIYFILALLYFFPVLYLFKFASNTKKALNSNNSDSLTDAFENLKSHYKFLGIVMIIVIASYIVGIIAMAVFFASNVSANM, translated from the coding sequence ATGGAGTACAATTCACCATTTGATTCTTTTGAATTACAGGTATCTGCAGCTGCACGCGATTACCTTAAGACGGCCGCAAAGTGGGCTATGTTTTTAGCAATTATTGGTTTTATTGGCATTGCTTTCATGGTGCTGGCAGGACTGTTTGTATTTGCAGCCGGCGGAGCCTTAAGTGAGAGCGGCGGATTGGGTGCGTCGTCATTCATTACACCGGCCCTTTTAGGCGGGATTTATTTTATCCTGGCTTTGCTGTATTTTTTCCCGGTGCTTTACCTTTTTAAGTTTGCTTCGAACACCAAAAAAGCTCTTAACTCTAACAACAGCGACAGTCTTACTGATGCCTTTGAAAATCTTAAGTCGCACTACAAATTTTTAGGAATTGTAATGATAATTGTTATTGCGAGTTACATTGTTGGTATAATTGCTATGGCCGTGTTTTTTGCAAGCAATGTAAGCGCAAATATGTAA
- a CDS encoding DUF6146 family protein translates to MKSYLVTFALAIIFVVSCNSTSKLPTGQNGEVAAKRGDTVRIANDELEYEILIIDPGFDGWLARAKPRGFYEQHYLENKNIRWVTEWNNRFNQNNRFYDMRIEYSPNINYGYEVNYMLYNYLVYFQQKTGQRLGGNVPEF, encoded by the coding sequence ATGAAATCATATCTTGTAACATTTGCGCTTGCCATAATATTTGTTGTAAGCTGCAACTCAACTTCAAAACTGCCTACAGGGCAAAATGGTGAAGTGGCTGCCAAACGGGGTGATACTGTACGCATAGCCAATGATGAGCTTGAATACGAAATACTTATTATAGATCCGGGTTTTGACGGATGGCTTGCCCGGGCAAAACCAAGAGGATTTTATGAACAGCATTATCTTGAAAATAAGAACATACGATGGGTGACAGAGTGGAATAACCGCTTCAACCAGAATAACCGTTTTTATGATATGCGTATAGAATACAGCCCAAATATAAATTATGGTTATGAAGTGAATTACATGCTCTACAATTACCTTGTTTACTTTCAACAGAAAACCGGGCAGAGGCTTGGCGGAAATGTCCCAGAATTTTAA
- a CDS encoding 4Fe-4S dicluster domain-containing protein gives MAIVITDECINCGACEPECPNTAIYEGADDWRYKDGTKLRGRIVLPTGEEIDAEEPHTPISDDIYYIVPDKCTECKGFHDEPQCAAVCPVDCCVPDENHVESEETLLNRQAFLHGDE, from the coding sequence ATGGCTATCGTTATAACAGATGAATGTATAAACTGCGGGGCATGCGAACCTGAATGTCCTAATACTGCGATATATGAGGGCGCTGATGACTGGCGCTACAAAGACGGAACCAAACTTCGCGGAAGGATTGTTTTACCGACAGGCGAGGAGATTGATGCTGAAGAGCCTCATACGCCGATATCAGACGATATATACTACATCGTACCTGATAAATGTACTGAATGTAAGGGTTTCCATGATGAGCCGCAGTGTGCTGCAGTATGCCCGGTAGACTGCTGTGTGCCTGACGAAAATCACGTGGAAAGCGAAGAAACGCTGCTTAATCGCCAGGCGTTTTTACATGGCGATGAGTAA
- a CDS encoding DNA mismatch repair protein MutS yields MKVFLLQFDASELIKINNDNDLGSLFKGKSLGAVLREKEEPKKRSFTREKKSRKDDITLEIDLHIEKLVKKKGGMSNYEILTLQSETARRQLDFAIANRIPKVVFIHGVGEGVLKAELEFLFGRYDNIIVSEADYQKYGLGALQVYIKQNPKR; encoded by the coding sequence GTGAAGGTTTTTCTTCTTCAATTTGATGCTTCAGAACTTATTAAAATAAACAATGATAATGATTTAGGTTCTTTGTTTAAAGGTAAGAGTTTAGGTGCTGTGCTTCGGGAAAAAGAAGAACCCAAAAAACGCAGTTTTACAAGAGAGAAGAAATCCCGTAAGGATGATATTACCCTTGAGATTGACCTTCATATTGAAAAGCTTGTGAAGAAAAAAGGCGGTATGAGCAATTATGAAATCCTTACATTACAGTCTGAAACAGCCAGGCGCCAGCTTGACTTTGCCATTGCCAACCGCATACCCAAAGTTGTTTTTATACACGGCGTTGGCGAAGGTGTGCTGAAAGCCGAACTTGAATTCTTATTCGGCAGATATGACAATATTATAGTAAGCGAAGCTGATTACCAAAAATACGGCCTTGGTGCACTACAGGTCTACATAAAACAAAATCCTAAAAGGTAA
- a CDS encoding metallophosphoesterase: MKKILLLSDTHSYMDGTILKYVKLADEVWHAGDIGDLKVTDAIKKEKPLRAVYGNIDNGEARLEFPLHNRFDCEGLDVWITHIGGYPGKYSPAIRSEITANPPGLFICGHSHILKVQFDQKLNLLHMNPGAAGISGFHQVRTMLRFEVEKGKVQNLEVIELGKRG, from the coding sequence ATGAAAAAAATCCTTCTGCTTAGCGATACCCACAGTTACATGGATGGTACTATATTAAAATATGTAAAGCTGGCTGATGAGGTTTGGCATGCAGGTGATATCGGTGACCTGAAAGTTACCGATGCCATCAAAAAAGAGAAGCCATTAAGGGCAGTTTACGGGAATATAGATAATGGTGAAGCAAGGCTTGAGTTCCCGTTGCATAACCGTTTTGATTGTGAAGGTCTTGATGTATGGATTACCCACATTGGCGGCTACCCGGGCAAGTACAGTCCCGCTATACGCAGCGAGATTACAGCAAACCCGCCGGGGCTGTTTATCTGCGGACACTCACATATACTCAAAGTGCAGTTTGACCAGAAGCTGAATCTGCTGCACATGAATCCCGGCGCGGCAGGCATATCAGGATTTCACCAGGTGCGTACTATGCTGCGATTTGAAGTAGAGAAAGGCAAAGTGCAAAACCTTGAAGTGATAGAGCTGGGGAAAAGGGGTTAA
- a CDS encoding nuclear transport factor 2 family protein codes for MTESNKQILQRANEAIARGDYEGFLAECTEDTKWEFLGDRTLQGKEAVRQYMAEVYNEPPKFKVNQLIAEGNYVTAIGQITLKNENGQIVDYDYCDVWRFTNGKMAELKAFVIERK; via the coding sequence ATGACGGAAAGTAATAAGCAAATACTGCAACGGGCAAATGAAGCTATTGCACGTGGTGATTATGAAGGTTTCCTGGCAGAATGTACCGAAGATACAAAATGGGAATTTTTAGGAGACCGCACATTGCAGGGTAAAGAAGCGGTAAGGCAATATATGGCAGAAGTTTACAATGAGCCACCGAAATTTAAAGTTAATCAATTAATTGCTGAAGGTAACTATGTAACTGCCATTGGCCAGATAACATTAAAAAATGAAAACGGCCAGATAGTTGACTACGATTATTGTGATGTCTGGCGATTCACGAACGGTAAAATGGCCGAGTTAAAGGCTTTTGTAATTGAAAGAAAATAG
- a CDS encoding bestrophin family protein, with amino-acid sequence MISYNPKEWFSFIFRFHRGDTFKKLIPVMFGIGLYSAGIAYLELEYWQLSETSHVKNITIMHTMLGFVISLLLVFRTNTAYDRWWEGRKMWGALVNNSRNFALKLAVMLTESSDKEIMRRLIPAYAEILDKHLKNEDINHELFDDATLSKDHYSHKPNQLAKSIIGKINEFYLAGKITGDQLIVLNAEVQSFTDICGACERIKNTPIPYSYSAFIKKFIFFYVMTLPFGYVFQLGYYVVPVVVFIFYVLASLELIAEEIEEPFGNDPNDLPTAKIASNIKKNVEELLY; translated from the coding sequence ATGATTTCATATAATCCGAAAGAGTGGTTTTCTTTCATATTCAGGTTTCACCGCGGTGATACATTTAAAAAACTTATACCTGTAATGTTCGGAATTGGACTATATTCAGCAGGCATAGCTTATCTTGAGCTTGAGTACTGGCAGCTATCTGAAACCAGCCATGTAAAAAACATTACAATCATGCATACAATGCTGGGGTTTGTAATATCATTGCTGCTTGTTTTCCGTACAAATACAGCTTATGACCGCTGGTGGGAAGGCCGCAAAATGTGGGGCGCATTGGTAAATAACAGCCGCAATTTTGCATTAAAGCTGGCAGTAATGCTTACTGAAAGCAGTGATAAAGAGATTATGCGCAGGCTTATTCCTGCTTATGCTGAAATACTTGACAAGCATTTGAAAAACGAAGATATAAACCATGAACTTTTCGATGATGCCACACTTTCAAAAGACCATTATAGCCATAAGCCGAATCAGCTCGCTAAGAGTATTATCGGAAAAATCAATGAGTTTTATTTAGCAGGTAAAATAACAGGTGACCAGCTTATCGTACTTAATGCGGAAGTACAATCATTTACCGACATCTGTGGTGCTTGTGAACGAATTAAGAACACGCCCATACCCTACTCTTACAGTGCATTCATCAAGAAATTTATTTTCTTTTATGTGATGACGCTGCCTTTTGGGTATGTTTTCCAGTTAGGGTATTATGTAGTACCGGTAGTGGTCTTTATATTTTATGTGCTGGCAAGCCTGGAATTAATTGCCGAAGAAATTGAAGAACCATTTGGCAATGACCCTAATGACCTGCCAACGGCAAAGATTGCATCCAATATAAAAAAGAATGTAGAGGAACTTCTGTATTAA
- a CDS encoding DUF4293 domain-containing protein: protein MIQRIQSVYMFAALIASGVLPFVFPLWVTKSGMEYYFMLNLAFVVLFSFSTTLCIISIFTYKKRQKQFVMNRLNILLNLILLGLFIYQSLNLSGETDPEKVVSEKGIGMFLPIISIVFLSLANRAVKKDEDLVKSVDRLR from the coding sequence ATGATACAAAGAATACAGAGCGTTTACATGTTTGCGGCACTTATTGCCTCGGGTGTATTGCCTTTTGTATTTCCATTATGGGTAACCAAAAGCGGCATGGAGTACTACTTTATGCTCAACCTTGCGTTTGTAGTTTTGTTCAGCTTCAGCACCACGTTGTGCATCATCAGCATCTTTACTTATAAAAAGAGGCAAAAGCAGTTTGTAATGAACCGGCTGAACATATTGCTTAACTTGATTTTACTAGGCTTATTTATATACCAGTCACTAAATTTATCCGGAGAGACCGATCCTGAAAAGGTGGTTTCAGAGAAGGGTATTGGGATGTTTCTTCCTATCATTTCTATCGTTTTCCTCAGCCTTGCCAACAGGGCTGTAAAAAAGGACGAAGATCTCGTAAAATCTGTTGACAGGCTTAGATAA